TCTGAGGATTTGAGTCGCCAGAGTCGGTGAAATAAAAACCTCCTTGCGGATCGACAGTGATGTCATTGGGATATATTAATGGTTTGCCGTTAAACCGATCGGCAATTATTTTTAAGGGATTGCCATTAGCATCCAACTGTAGCACCGAATTTTTGGCAGCAACAATATGAGAACCATCGGGCAGAATTTTGTGTCCGTTAACTCCTTGAACCTTAGCCCAAATTCGACTGGAGCCATCAGGCGATACAATCGTAATCGTTCCTGCTTTAGTTTGGGAAAAGTAGAAATTGCCCTGGCGATCGAAAACAATTCCCTCACTATATTTGTCACTTTGCAGGACTTTTTCTGGTGAGATAGTATGCGCTGCTGGTAATGTTTCTTGTGGAGGAGTGACTATAGAGCGATCGGACACAAGATTCACATGCTCGGACACGGTAGATGGAGTGTCTAGCTTGGTATGACTGCAAGAAACCAACACTGTAGAGCTAAACAAGAGTGCAATTATTTTCCGCATGGTAAAAAATGTATGTAAGATGTACTTGTTTGTGTTGTGAACCTCGCTCCGATCTACAAATTCCGTTATGCTTTATCTAAATGCGATGGGAGCGAGGGTAAACGCGATCGCCTCTTTTGGCAATACACAGCGATTTACTGCTCGTGATAGTTCCACAGCAGTCCACCATCAACAAAAAAGGTAGAACCAGTGATGTAGTCGGCATCAGATGAAGCTAAAAAAGCAACCACAGGTCCAATATCTTCTGGTTTCCCTAAACGCCCTAAAGGAATATTTTGTAATAACGCTCCTAGCTTTTGGGGGTCATTTAAAAGATTAGTATTGATGGGAGTCTCAATTGCTCCTGGGGCTACATTGTTAATTGTAATTCCCAGCGAACCTAGTTCGACTGCCAAGTTTCGCATAACCATCTTTAACCCACCCTTGCTGGCACAGTAGGGCGTGAAATGCGGAAAAGGCAGTTCTTCATGCACGGAACTAATATTGATAATTTTGCCTTTGCGTTTAGTTTCAATCAAATGTTGCACGATCGCCTGTGTAGCGAAAAACGCACCTTTTAAGTTAACATTCAGCACTGCATCATAATTAGCTTCGGTAACGTCCCAGAAATCAGTGTTCTTACCATCAACTCCAGCATTATTCACCAA
This window of the Chroococcidiopsis thermalis PCC 7203 genome carries:
- a CDS encoding glucose 1-dehydrogenase; amino-acid sequence: MKLEGKVALVTGSSQGIGSAIAVRLAKEGANVVIDYRSHPEGAEATLKQVEATGRKGYIVQADLGVVSDVRRLVTESIQYFGQLDILVNNAGVDGKNTDFWDVTEANYDAVLNVNLKGAFFATQAIVQHLIETKRKGKIINISSVHEELPFPHFTPYCASKGGLKMVMRNLAVELGSLGITINNVAPGAIETPINTNLLNDPQKLGALLQNIPLGRLGKPEDIGPVVAFLASSDADYITGSTFFVDGGLLWNYHEQ